The Candidatus Margulisiibacteriota bacterium genome contains the following window.
CGCCGATTTCAACGTGGATCTTGTTGATAATATTTTCCCGCATCGTTTGATTGATCTGCGGGACGGTCTTTTTGGCCAAGGGAAACGCCCATTGATAGGCGGAAATGGAAAGCTTGGCCAGGAACGCTTCATTGATCGCGGTTTTAAAAGCGGCTGGAATAGCCAGCGCTAAGGCCAGTTGCAGCGCCAATCCCAAAACCAATAAGCCCCGTCCGCCGCCGACGATCCCGCCCAAAACCCGGTCGACCGGTCCCAGGACCGTGACTGTAATGATCCTTTTAAGCAAGAGGCCGAGAAGCAGTTCCAAAATAACCAGCGTAACCAGCCAGACAAAAATAAAAGTCATGACGGTCGCAATGTTCAGGTAATCTTTGTAAACTGGCGAGTAGGCGGAAAAAAACTCGATGACCGCGGCAGAGGCAAAAAGAGCCAGAAAAAAGGTTATGACGCCGCCAAGGGATCTGGCAAATCCGTCACGCACGCCCAAAAAAACAAAACCAACGACAAGCAGCCCGATTATCAGGTCGGCCATACTACCCCTTCGCGAGCTCTGACTTTAATGCTTTCAACTTCTCTTTAAGTTCCGGATATTTCAAGGCCAGGATCTGCGCGGCCAGGATCGCCGCGTTGCGCGCCCCGTCGATCGCGACCGTCGCGACCGGCACACCGGACGGCATTTGGACGATGGCAAAGAGGGCGTCATGCCCGGATAAACTTGGCGAATGAAGCGGGACCCCGATCACCGGCAAGACCGTGCCGGCCGCGACGATCCCGGGGAGCGCGGCGGCCATGCCGGCGGCGGCAATGATCAGGTCATATTTGCTTTCCGCCGCTACGGCGTACTCTTCAACCGCTTTGGGGGCGCGGTGGGCCGAAGCGACGGTAACGTCGTATTCAATGCCGAATTCCTTCAGTTGTTTCTCCGTCTTTTCCAGGACCGGCAGGTCCGATTTGCTTCCCAGAATTATTCCTACTTTCGGCATGTCTTTCTCCTTACGCCGGGGTAACCGTCATAATTTTGCGGGCCTGGTCCGGATACTTGGCGACGAACATCAATTCATCCTTGGTCAGCGGTTTCTGGGTATGGACGTTGGCATAGCGGGCCAGCTCGAGGATCCTTTCGGCCTCCTTGTCATCTTTGAATTCGATCTCCAATTTGCCGAAAACATTGTAAAAACCTTTGATGCCGCTGTATTCCCCAACCGTGATCTGGCGGCCGGTCTCAACCAATTCGGCTTCGCCCCGTCCCAGCTCTTCATAATCGTAAAGCTCATAATTGCGGCGATCTTTGAGAGCGCCGTCGGCGTGGATCCCCGATTCGTGAGCAAAAGCATTGGCCCCAACCCCCACCTGATTGACCGGAATTGGAATTTTGAAAGCGTAAGAAGCATATTTGGCAATATGCCAGGCTTTGTCGAGCTTGATCCCTTCCGGGAAAAGCCCCTTATCTTTCAACCCGCTGCCGTACTTAAGGGCCAGCAGGACCGAAAGCATGTCGGCGTTTCCAGCCCGCTCCCCCACTCCGTTGACCGTGGTGTTGATGTAGGCGTCCTGCCCGCCATCGATCGCTCCTTTTGCCCCCATGACCGAGCAAGCGACCGCCATGCCGATATCGTTATGGCAATGAAGCTCTATCGGCAGCTTGATCTCTTGGGCAATTGCCTTGATCCGTTCGTAAATGGTCTGCGGGTCATCGGCGCCGAGGGTGTCGCAATAGCGAAGACGTTTGGCCCCCCGCTCCTTGGCCGCCTTACCGAACTTGATCAGAAATTCGAGATCGGTCCGGGAGGCATCCTCCGCGTTTACGCCGACCGTTTCCGCGCCATAGGCGTAAGCAGCCTCAACCGCTTCCCCCATACTGGCAATAATCGATTTCTCGTCCATTTTTCCCTGGAATTTGCCGGTCAACATAACCGCGGAGGTCGACATGGAAAGGTTGAGATGCTTGAGTTTCGGGACAAATTTGAAGGAAAGGTCGACATCCTTTTTTATCGCGCGGGCCCAACCCTCAAGCTTCATCGGGGCCAGGGCCCCCATTTCCGCTAATTCCAGGTTGGCATTGAGATAATTCGTTTCATGCTTGGTGAAAGGGAAGCCGAATTCCGATTGATAAACTCCCATTTCGTTCAAAAGCATGTTCAGAATGGTTTTTTCCAGTTTCGCCATGCCAATCCTGGCGGTTTGCACGCCATCGCGATTGGTTACGTCCAAGATATGAATTTTTGGCATAAATAGCCCCCCTTTATAAGTCAATTATAACGTACCTTCCATTCTTTAACAAGCGTCCTCGCCTTGGCTTGGCGAGCATGTTATACTATTTCGAGCATGAAAAAACTAATCGGCTTGGTCGGCTATCCTTTAGGCCACAGCGTTTCGCCGGCAATGCACAACGCCGCTTTCAAAGAGCTCGGCATCGACTATGAGTATGTCCCGTTTGAGGTCGATCAGCACGATTTGGCCCAAGCG
Protein-coding sequences here:
- a CDS encoding CvpA family protein codes for the protein MADLIIGLLVVGFVFLGVRDGFARSLGGVITFFLALFASAAVIEFFSAYSPVYKDYLNIATVMTFIFVWLVTLVILELLLGLLLKRIITVTVLGPVDRVLGGIVGGGRGLLVLGLALQLALALAIPAAFKTAINEAFLAKLSISAYQWAFPLAKKTVPQINQTMRENIINKIHVEIGDLSQDNPDELKKKLVEVEKAKARLEKELLKFTPESETAPKKGELNEILRNYR
- the purE gene encoding 5-(carboxyamino)imidazole ribonucleotide mutase; protein product: MPKVGIILGSKSDLPVLEKTEKQLKEFGIEYDVTVASAHRAPKAVEEYAVAAESKYDLIIAAAGMAAALPGIVAAGTVLPVIGVPLHSPSLSGHDALFAIVQMPSGVPVATVAIDGARNAAILAAQILALKYPELKEKLKALKSELAKG
- a CDS encoding homocitrate synthase codes for the protein MPKIHILDVTNRDGVQTARIGMAKLEKTILNMLLNEMGVYQSEFGFPFTKHETNYLNANLELAEMGALAPMKLEGWARAIKKDVDLSFKFVPKLKHLNLSMSTSAVMLTGKFQGKMDEKSIIASMGEAVEAAYAYGAETVGVNAEDASRTDLEFLIKFGKAAKERGAKRLRYCDTLGADDPQTIYERIKAIAQEIKLPIELHCHNDIGMAVACSVMGAKGAIDGGQDAYINTTVNGVGERAGNADMLSVLLALKYGSGLKDKGLFPEGIKLDKAWHIAKYASYAFKIPIPVNQVGVGANAFAHESGIHADGALKDRRNYELYDYEELGRGEAELVETGRQITVGEYSGIKGFYNVFGKLEIEFKDDKEAERILELARYANVHTQKPLTKDELMFVAKYPDQARKIMTVTPA